cATGCAAAGCCCTATACTAAGCAAATGGTGAATATAATGAGGATTGCATTGACGTGACTGTCAATTTTCCAAATTGTAAAACTCTATGCATGACAAACACAAATAATTGTTTGGTACCATAAGAAAACACTTCAAAAGAATCAAAAtgagtttaaattaattttatgtgtAATAATTACTCTTATATACATCAAATGGATAGAAAAAGaggaataaaaatgaaatcaaatCGTTTTTATGTAAAACTAATTACCAATACCCAACCAAAGTTTTAGATCACACTAAAAAAAGGTGATCATTACTTTACTTCTTTATGTTACAAGTATAGAATAACAATCACAAttgaagatgagaatgagatggcAATAATAACATTATTTGGAAAAATTGCAGCGTTTTTTGTTGGATGTTCTATTGAAGATTTTATTCAAATTCATGACCAGGTATAAGATAAAACAAACAAATGATTTTATATCTACATAAATATTAGCAtctaacaataaaaattttcaatgcaGAATTTACCAAATAACCCATATAAAGATTCGCTAAATCAACCAAGCTCCAAGCTCCACACATTCTTGTTCAAGTTAGATAATTCATTGGAAAAACGTGATGAAGTGTTAAAAATTGTGGCAGAAGTTATTGAGATACATGTCAATTATCCAACAACAAATGTCAATATCAAGAAACGGAAATCTCGAAAGATTATCAAGCCAACTAAACAAAGCTGTGTACCACCAAATgtagaaaaatcaaatgaaataaatatcaaCAAAAACATGAAGATCCATGAAGACGAAGATGAAATAGAGATTCGAGATAAAGAACCAATTGCCgagtacaaaaaaaaaaaagataagaaGATAAAAACCGATGGACACAAAAAGATTTCAAGAGGTCTTCAAATCAAAGACAAGAAAATGTTATGATTTCATTTGtaactaaataattaattatttatctattaaaagttattcttatttcaaaaataatttaaacacatttaaataaaattatcataGACAAATTATCTATATTTCTCAACTGTGCAACGCACGTGCATTTATCTAGTAGTAgataaataaatgaataaatcTTTTGTTAAACAGTCTCACATATCTATATCTATGAGACGAGTCGTTTCGGTCTATATTTAGAGtcaaaataatacttttgaatgaaaagtaatacattttttataaaacaggctgaaatctatctcataaaattgatgGTCTCATAGAAGtccttatataaaaaaaataaattaaaatatagtttaaaatgctatttttttcgtttgatatattttatccaaatatttgtagattaaatcaaaatatttataattaaaattcaCGCCTAAATATCAGACATATTAGTTAAAATATCGTTTAAAAAGATGTACATCGatcttaattattttacgtggcAAAGCCATTTTTCTATTAAATATATTTGGACTTCCCAATATTTGGTAAATTTTGGggagaaaaaatatttgattttattaagGATCAACATTGCATCAGAGATTTTATTGCATCAATCCACGGGCAACTTCATTGCATTTGAAGCTATTCATGAACTCAAAACTCACGAGTAATGTATATCATCTCCAATCAAGCTCGAGCATCAATATTTTAAactaaaacatataaaattttacTTGGAAATACTGCGCTGCACATCGCCATCGTATTGTGGCGACAAAAAAGAATCAgacaaaaacaaaccaaaaacagTAGAAACACAATCAGAACATATATTTTTCTGTCTGCGGAGATGAGAGATGATAAAGAGCGAAAGGCGAAGATAAATATGAAAGATTTGGTGTGTGCATAGCGTCTACCGGTATGAATCTGGGCGCTTAGGCTTGGTTTGAACAATAGCCTCGATCTTCTCCACTACCGCTGGTGTAAGCAAAGGTATGGCATTAATAGTCTTCATGTTCTCTTGAATCTGCATTGATAAGAAACAAACGACAATTGATTTTGcatgtagaaaaataaattaattctcCAACTGTAATGATTTTAATCAAGTAGATATGATGACCATCAATGTTAATTTTAATCAGTGTAAATATCACGAAATCAACCACAATATTGATTAACTGTGGTAAGAAGTACTAAAATTAATTGCCCTAACGAGACTCAGAATAAAATGTTCCCTATCTAAAAATGCTAAAATCCTTGTTTAGAGGAAACAGGGGTGGCATTTTCTCAAGAAGCTAGTAAACCACTTTTGGCATTTAGCTGACCTGAGCCTCTTTGGTGGCACCGGTGATGACAGAAGAGATGTTGGGATTTGAAGCACACCACGCGATTGCGAGTTGAGATAAAGGTACTCCTAGTTCATCTGCAATGGGCTTCACTCCATTCACTTTTCTCAGAACATCATCTACCAAtgatctgttggcaagattctgCAAAAAATAATCTTACAGTTAGGGCCGGGAACATAGAACACAAGACAAAAGCAAGAGAAAGGGTACGACTATGCATCTATCGCCTCTATACCACACCTAAAAGGTGATGTTAAACAAATCTTCAAAGTAGAGACGTGAATTAAAGTTCATTACATCATATCGATTGGGTTTAGTACGAGTGGCACATGACTTTCAAATTATTAGAAGTAGAAATTGCAAGACCTTACAAGAAAAGCCAGGACATCGCGAGGATCGACGAAACATATACaccaaaggaaaaaaaatttgatcaatACTCAGAACTGGAAGTTCTATTTCGTTTTCTCACCTTATAATTGTCCAGGGCGAACCTACTATCAGGTGGAATGTTTCCAGAGTTGTACTTTCCAGTCAGAACTCCAGATGCAAGTGGGCTCCATGTGGTAAGACCAAGACCATAGTTTGCGTACAAAGGTAGATACTCAGACTCGACCTAGAGCAGTTAAATGCATCAGGAAATCATATTTACTACAAGAAAAAATGAGTAAATACATCAAAAGAAGTGACTGAAGCATAAATCTTGGGGGTAACTCCTTGAAAGCCTCCACCACAGTCTACTCACGGTGAAGACCCTGCTATGGAATCCGAGTAGAGACATCCAATTATGAAACCATGAGAGAAGTCTTATTCCCTGTAGTCAACTATTACCAAAACTGTCATCAAAGTAAATTAACACATGAGAAGCAGCTTGTGATTCAATGAGGTTGAGTTTGTATTGATAAATTTAGTTTGGAGTGGGAGTTTATTTGAGGGATGAGTGTTTGGTCAATTTGAAATTGAAATGCACCAGAAAAGCAAttgatatttaaaatcaatGGTCCTCTCATGTTCATCAATCCAATCACACCTGAGTGGATTACAATTACACTAAAAAATTGTCCCGACAATAATTGTCGTTAAAAGAGTTACATTTGCTTCATAAGCCAACAGGCTCCAAACGGCAAACCCTGTTTCATTAAAGCTTTAGATCCACCAATATCACTCGAGGAGCAAACTTATACTTCCTTCAACCACAACGGAGATAATCTACAAAAGATTTCGCTGAAGgagaaaaaattaaacaaatgatTTAAGCTCGAATCTTTCCTATTTACAACTCCCAAAAATCccaacaaaacaaaaacaaacactCCATTTGTTTTTACCTTATGCCTGGATAAAAGATTATACTCCGGCTACTCAACAATAGGACCCACAAGATCCAGCCTCTCAGCCACACCCCAAGCCTCAGTAATCTGCTGAGCGGACCATTCACTGGTTCCCCAATAATACGCCCACCCCTTGTCAATGACATGATTCATGGCCCTCACAGTCTCCTCAATGGGCGTCCCGATATCTGGCCGATGGCAATAAAGCACATCGACATACTCCATATCCAGTCTCTTCAAACTGTTTTTGGTTCCCTCTACTATATGCTTCCTCGACAAGCCCTTGTCATTAGGTCCGGGCCCACCCCAGAAAATCTTGGTAGATATAACGAGGTCGGTTCGCTTCCATCCAAGCTCCTTAATAGCCTGACCCATGATCTCTTCCGCGCGGCCGTTGGCATAAACCTCGGCGTTGTCGAAGAAATTCACTCCATGATCGCGGCAGCATTGGAGTATAGATTTAGCGTCCTTTACATCGAGTTGATTGCCGAATGTGACCCAAGCGCCATAAGAGAGCTGGGAAACCTTCAGGCCCGATTTGCCAAGTTTATTGTACTGCATCACCTGGTCAGGAATTTTCATCGGCGGGCAATCTCTTTTATCTCCTTATATGTAGGTTTTTATAGGATTTGAGGTGAAGGGATCGGTGAAGCAAACGTGACAATGGAGAAATGCGCGAAAAATCGGTGCGGAGCCGAGGCCGGGTGGCAACGTAAATGAGGTTCTCTCTACTCTCGATAGATAGAAATTGATATGTTTATTATTACCAGCAAAAACAAGCACGTCCATCCGCACTTGAACTCATATTCtaaataactaaaaaataaattaatagtaaaaatatttttaatctttaCATAACATGATCAAATCCATGAAACAACATTTCGTTCGGAAAAAGATAGATCAAAACAAATTATAAGAATTTGGAATAATGATTTATCATATTAAGTACTAAATTGAACtaaaataacaatacaaatacaatgatgtgaaatgatttgaattgattaagCAATATAAGAGTGTAAATAgaattatatgaatatattttaattaattaaactatataagagtagaagaaaacattttagtatatgatgttgatatttatctattcattatatcaattaattgataaatatgtTCCTAAAATGTAAAAATTACATCTTGAAAATCTAAAATAGTACTTACTTATAATTTGGAATAATTAAGAACATATGACaacaatttttcattttaagttttattctaagaatattaatttttattgtgaatatcggtacggTTGACTCGCCTCACATATAAAAATCGTGAGACattctcacaagagacttagtCTAGACCAACATAACTTCCAATTTAGTTATGTTAACGTTATACTAGTAATTATTTGTAGGAACATCTTGCTCTTACTCTTTTTGACTCATTTGtgtcattttttaaaacaattttataataattttatctatGTACCATTTGACTCTACTTTTTTTCTCAACATATAATAGATACcgtcattgattttttttttttagaaaaataagctGAAAAAGTATCAATTGTGATAAAATTTGTGAATAAGctcgaatttttatttttttttcaaattaagtgtttgttgattttttttatttaatatgtgCTTACCTTTTTGTCAATATAATTGTCATTATATACTTGTATGTAAATAACActacaaatataaataaaatgtcatgacattattgttatgattgagtactatttgataatatataaatatgaggagacttaaataaaatagaatctatgagagtaattaaaacaattaatcattcaatttattttatttattatcaaaattagtgggaaaaaacatatgaaaaaattgattgattttctacaattttttttctcattttagCAATTGTACAACAATATTTTTCTAGCATCACATCATCCGATGTATGTGGATGAATGATTCATTTGTCCACACTTTTATAGTACTTcttattcaaatttattaattttttattaatattatttaaattcacaattaaatttatatttataatatattatatttgttcatgcatttagaaattaatagtttgacaaaataaatttaaaattttgattaaatataattttattttcaattcaaattttgtatttaatttaaaagtaataatgattattttaatttttaattttttcatttgtcaatatttaatttagaatttatttgaatGACTCTTCATTCAAAGCACTCAGATACTTTATCATGAGTCCTTCATATATATAAgtttttgaagttttttttaaatctaattatattaaaatttatttttaataattcattgaattcaaatgatagtgaaatagaacaataaataacataattaatttaatttagaatttaaatgaaagtccaagaaaattattaaaatggaaaaaataattgatattaatattaagtaaatttaatagtatgtttttttaaaaaaagtagttcaaacatttaaaaacatgtacATGACTAATTTTCTATCATCCAcacatttatatgtatataatatataattaaataaatttttttaatgaaatatgacttatttaaatattattagaaTGAAAGAAAGATAAGGGAAGAAAgtcaaaatcacaaaatcataaccataaaacgtggttaattagtattaattattaatcaatagACTAAATGTGAAACTACCACATATGTTActtaataatgaaaataagtaaGCATGTAAATGATAATTATGTCCTTTCTCAATTGAAAAAGAAGCTATTAACAGAAAATTTGAATTCGTTTTCATTATATATTTCTATTTTAAGgttcttttttttcttattatcgtttgaaaaataaaatcatgtacaCTACTGatgaattctatatatattggacattaaaaagttactaaatttgaattagaataaaatataattacgtaagtataataatattttccaattcaatttattattattaaaaggctATCAATACATTAGATTTATATTGTGCTtaactttttcaaatttttccttttttttgttaattaaaaacaataaaaaaactaatgaaaaaattgattgattttctacatatttctttctcatTTTATCAACTGTACAACAATATTTTTCTAGTATCATATCATTCAATGTATGTGGATGAACGATTCTTCGTCCACACTTTTATATGTACTTCTGATTCAAATTTATTaactttttttattaatattatttatattcacAATTTaggtttataaaatattatatttgttcatgcatttaaaaattaatagtttgacaaaataaatttaaaattttgattaaatataattttattttcaattcaattcattttatttagtttaaaaataatactatttattttaaattttttgtttcttcatttatcaatattaaatttagaacgaaaattattaaaatgaaaaaaataattgatattaatattaagtaaatttaatagtatgtttatttaaaattagctCAAACATTTAAGAACATGGAGTAGAAagtcaaaaacacaaaataataaccataaaatatggttaattagtattaattattaattaatggaataaatgtgaaattaccacatatgttacctaataatgaaaataagtaaACATGTGAAGGGTAATAATGTCCGTTCACAATGAGAAAACTTTTGTactatccacacttttatagggaCTAGAAAAAAAGCACGTGCATCCGCACGTGAACCCATATTCTGaataactaaaaaataaattaatattaaaaatatttttaatctttgcATAACGTGATCAAATCATGAAACAACATTTCGTTAGGAAAAAGATAGATCAAAACAAATTATAAGAATTTGGAATAATGATTTATCAGATTAAGTACTAAATTGAACtaaaataacaatacaaatacaatgatgtgaaatgatttgaattgattaagCAATATAAGAGTGTAAACAGAATTATATGAatacattttaattaattaagcaatataagagtggaagaaaatattttagtatatgatgttgatatttatctactcattacatcaattaattgataaatattttCCTAAAATGTAAAAATTACATCTTGAAAATCTAAAATAGTACTTACTTATAATTTGGAATAATTAAGAACATATGACaacaatttttcattttaagttttattctaagagtattaatttttattgtgaatatcggtagggttgacttctctcacatataaaaatcgtgagacattctcacaagagacttactctacaCCAACATAACTTCCAATTTAGTTATGTTAACGTtatactaataattatttgtagGAACATCTTGCTCTTACTCTTTTTGACTCATTTGtgtcattttttaaaacaattttataataattttatctatGTACCATTTGACTCTACTTTTTTTCTACATATAATAGATACcgtcattgatttttttttttttaagaaaaataagcTGAAAAAGTATCAATTGTGATAAAATTTGTGAATAagctcaaatttttatttttattttttcaaattaagtgtttattgattttgtttatttaatgtGTGCTTACTTTTTTGTCAATATAATTGTCATTATATACTTGTATGTAAATAACActacaaatacaaataaaatgtcaTGACATTATTGTTATGATTGAGTACTATTTGAATATGTAATTCATGAAAAGAGATTTAATGACTAAAAAGACACTAAGTTATTTTATACTGTAAaacaatatatgatataatccttataataaatataattataatgatcattTATTAACATTTGTCAAAGTATCagaatttttatatatgatataatttaatatatttatttaattatttttaaatcaaactaattaattcaatagatacaaaaataacatttttttatgaaagtttatttcttttgttatatttcaaattttaatggtGAAAATCATACCAGTAGTTTAAAatctatatttaataattattatatgagtTTATTTGATATTACCATATAATCTTATTTGAATGTGCATTTCTTTACatatgttgatttatttattattttaaaacttatttaacAAGAAATTAATAGTCATCAATGTTAGTCTACGAAAGATCGATATATAGAATTTATTATCCATGATAtagaattataaaaataaaaagtaaaaaaattctttaggatgttaaattaaatattatgagttatattttattatcaatattactatttcatttgttttaatattgtttttatgagttAGTCACAgtgattttaaattgaaaattatttGTCTTTAGTATGCTTCGCTTTTGTagattatgatttatatatagataaaatccataatttggttgatttttaggttattatgctttatacgtggtgtttgaatatatattttttttagcaaTTTGTTTCAGTTAATTTTGTTCTATATATTATattcattataatttattatataatatagaattaatttgttgaattttaatttgggaaACAATTTTGAAACTAAGTTATATAAGTTCTTATAAATAATCTAATATGATAAGAAATTAAACccaaataaataacaaaatgatttaaattgttttttagaaaatcaatttttttttaatttttataatataattgatattacgtgcaacgcacgtgcatCATGCTAGTAAatctataaaagtgtggatactTGAAATGCTTTCCAATTGTGAAAGGACGTAATTGCCCTTCACTTTTttacttattttaattatcaagTAACATATGTAGTAATTTCACACttattctattaattaataattaatactaattaaccatattttatggttatgattttgtatttttgaattttatggttatgattttgtaatttttgaattttctgcatttaaaaattaatagtttgacaaaataaatttaaaattttgattaaatataattttattttcaattcaattcattttatttagtttaaaaataatactgattattttaatttttttgtttcttcattttatttagtttaaaaataataccgattatttaaatttttttgtttcttcatttatcaatattaaatttagaacgaaaattattaaaataaaaaaaataattgatattaatattaagtaaatttaatagtttgtttatttaaaattagctCAAACATTTAAGAACATGGAGAAGAAAGTCAAAAGCACAAAATAATAACCATAAAATATGGTTAgttagtattaattattaattaatggaataaatatgaaattaccacatatgttacctaataattaaaataagtaaACATGTGAAGGGTAATAATGTCCGTTCACAATGAGAAAACTTTTCTACTATCCATACTTTtatagatatatagatatagatatagattttaTTTGCTTGCCCTCTTTTGAAGAAAATGACAAGCTGAGATTTTTTGGAAGTCGACTTCATTGTTCAACACAAGCTACAATCTATTTATTATTCGTCAATCATTTTCATGGTCCATAAATGATTGCTTTccgcaaataaaaataaataaattgttttTACAAGGAAGACAGGGTCATTGAATTATatacaacaaaaaaaaatatattaaacataaaaagATTATCGAATTCGAGCGACGATGAAGCAAGAAACGTGGCCATGGAGTTGGAATGACTTGGTTGCCCTGTCACATGAACCAAATAACATTATCTAGATTTATCAAAACATATCCAATCTCTCGTggaatgaaaaaaaaatcagaattaCGTACACACAATCACTTggtatttaaaacaaaaaaataaaagttggTTTTTTTTTAATGCTTTTAGGGAGGAGGAAACGGATGTGAGCTTACATTCGATGTATTAAAACATAGGTGAGGCTGTCGAACGATGTAAATTTGGTCTCCATGTTTGTCTTCTTTGTAAATATCTTGGTTTCTATGCCATGTCCATAGTGCATATGTCGAGTTCACCACCTGCATAATTCATTGACACCTTAGATAGAATGAGTAGGCTAAAAGGGACATCTTAAGCAAACCTTCTGTATATACATATTTCTCATTGATTACCTCAAGAATCCCATGCCCAAAACTACTCTCTCTGTATGCACTCCAATCAGGCTGCGTATCCCAGCAAAATTGACCCTTTGCTGGGCCAGATGAGAAGTTCATATGGCATAGACCTCCAATTTCGGGTATATTGTCCTGAGCAGACGGACATTTTCCCAGTTCATCCGCATGATCAACGTCGACTTTTTCGATATTACCACCATCTCCAATCGTTATGTACACAGGCCCACAGGAATCCAGTGAGTAGTTGTACACTCTATTCATTCGTTCATATGCATGCACCTGCAAGCACAACTATAAGTCACAATTCTGGTTCCGTTTCAAACCAAACTATTACACATCGCTCGAGAGATTTTCAAACAAATTAAATTCGGAGTGCACTTATACTTCAAACATTCAACCATTCGTGGACTTACATGACCAGAGAAGACAATATCGACTCCATTCTGGTAGAGAAGACCTTCCATTTGAAGCCTCATGCATTCAAATTCTTGATAATGTGAGGAATAGCTATTATACCATGGTGGATGCCAAGCCGCCACCAGCCATGGAGTTTTGCTTCGGTCGACTTTCTTGAGGTCGTTTTCAAGCCAAACATACTGAGAACCTTACacaccatatataaaatatacagTGATGTGACGACGTAACATTAATCTGACATATCTGGTTTAATGAAGGGTATTCTTAACTTACTTCTTTGGTTATAGTCTACATAGGCTCCCAACATGATAAAATGTATGCCAGAGGCATCAAATGAGTAGTAAAAGTTGGTGCCAGAACCAGACTCGTTTGAAGGAACAGAGAATCTAGTCAAATATGCTTGGAATGTAATGTTGGAGATTTGAGGCTCTATTTCATGATTTCCTTCTATAACCATCATTGGAATTCTTGATGTCATGGGTTGCATGAACCTGCACTTTGACCAACAGTTTGAATCACGTGAGCTGAATCAATTCAACAATTGGACACGAGAAGATTATGAAATCTGAAGAATTCATACAAAAATTTggaattttgttttatttaagtGGATGGGGGACACTCTTATAGTGTCCATCCATGGTAAACTGCAATTCAGTAGTGATACtagtttataaaaataaaaaaggaagAAAGAAACTAAGAAGTTTCAAGATAAGGGAGGAGTGCACTAAAAAAAGTGATAACCTTCCCCATGCATCCCAACGAGGTTGATATGTTTCTCTAATAGGTGCATTGGGGAATGCACAGGAGTAGCAAGAAGT
The Primulina tabacum isolate GXHZ01 chromosome 9, ASM2559414v2, whole genome shotgun sequence DNA segment above includes these coding regions:
- the LOC142556278 gene encoding purple acid phosphatase 23 encodes the protein MEFCKMFSISVVIIAEMVITTSSQRIPTTIEGPFQPTTRSFDPSLRRGSDDLPMDHPRLKRNVTSNFPEQIAIALSTPTSMWISWVTGDAQIGVNVTPINPSGVASEVQYWKKNSNDIRKASGVSVVYSQLYPFQGLWNYTSGIIHHVKIEGLEPETQYHYKCGDSSLGAMSEEFVFETLPLPGSGKYPPRIAVVGDLGLTMNSTTTIDHLITNDPTIILMVGDLTYANQYLTTGGNGTSCYSCAFPNAPIRETYQPRWDAWGRFMQPMTSRIPMMVIEGNHEIEPQISNITFQAYLTRFSVPSNESGSGTNFYYSFDASGIHFIMLGAYVDYNQRSSQYVWLENDLKKVDRSKTPWLVAAWHPPWYNSYSSHYQEFECMRLQMEGLLYQNGVDIVFSGHVHAYERMNRVYNYSLDSCGPVYITIGDGGNIEKVDVDHADELGKCPSAQDNIPEIGGLCHMNFSSGPAKGQFCWDTQPDWSAYRESSFGHGILEVVNSTYALWTWHRNQDIYKEDKHGDQIYIVRQPHLCFNTSNGNQVIPTPWPRFLLHRRSNSIIFLCLIYFFLLYIIQ
- the LOC142504521 gene encoding putative voltage-gated potassium channel subunit beta; translated protein: MKIPDQVMQYNKLGKSGLKVSQLSYGAWVTFGNQLDVKDAKSILQCCRDHGVNFFDNAEVYANGRAEEIMGQAIKELGWKRTDLVISTKIFWGGPGPNDKGLSRKHIVEGTKNSLKRLDMEYVDVLYCHRPDIGTPIEETVRAMNHVIDKGWAYYWGTSEWSAQQITEAWGVAERLDLVESEYLPLYANYGLGLTTWSPLASGVLTGKYNSGNIPPDSRFALDNYKNLANRSLVDDVLRKVNGVKPIADELGVPLSQLAIAWCASNPNISSVITGATKEAQIQENMKTINAIPLLTPAVVEKIEAIVQTKPKRPDSYR